A part of Lampris incognitus isolate fLamInc1 chromosome 21, fLamInc1.hap2, whole genome shotgun sequence genomic DNA contains:
- the LOC130131557 gene encoding nuclear receptor subfamily 4 group A member 2-like — protein MPCVQTQCGSSPPGASPASQGAGGERSCDLLTPEFVKFSMDLTNSEVPATTAAPAFGALVDSYGSGYDIKPPCLFQMPVQGELSCVKVEDTSARGYQSNQHHPHPHQPEELLSPPGPVYYRSPSPHAQISNFQSLPGHLWEDSGSLYSFRQDYFATAHRKSALSRFSLFSFKHAQHGNQDFSTCQMKFDGSLQVSMNLDVAGAHQPLEGPGLLGSGGLGKQPGIGFPHNLQLSHGHHYVDYQSPSPPCRPSLNTEGLCAVCGDNAACQHYGVRTCEGCKGFFKRTVQKNAKYVCLAAKSCPVDKRRRNRCQYCRFQKCLAVGMVKEVVRTDSLKGRRGRLPSKAKAVPDSSSVAALLSSLVRAHVESNPSPSRLDYSKFQASPGSPAGDNAEHVRHFYNVLTSSMEIIRGWAQKIPGFPALPKHDQDLLFHSAFLELFVLRLSYRSNPEEGKIIFCDGSVRHRLQCLRGFGEWIDSIVEFSANLQRMNLDVSTFSCISTLALVTDRHGLTEPRKVEEMQNTVVRCLKDNVNSNEGSSCRPNHLSKLLEKLPELRTLCVQGLQRIFYLKLEDLVPPPAVIEQLFLDTLPF, from the exons ATGCCGTGCGTCCAAACGCAGTGCGGCTCGTCCCCTCCGGGAGCCAGCCCGGCGTCGCAGGGCGCCGGCGGGGAGCGCAGCTGCGACCTCCTCACGCCGGAGTTCGTCAAATTCAGCATGGATCTCACCAACAGCGAGGTCCCCGCCACCACGGCCGCCCCCGCTTTCGGTGCCTTGGTAGACAGCTACGGCTCCGGCTACGACATCAAGCCGCCCTGTCTCTTCCAAATGCCGGTTCAAGGGGAGCTGTCGTGCGTCAAAGTGGAGGACACTAGCGCTCGTGGATACCAGTCAAACCAGCATCACCCTCATCCACACCAGCCCGAAGAACTGCTCTCCCCGCCCGGGCCCGTTTATTATAGGTCTCCGTCTCCTCACGCGCAGATCTCCAATTTCCAGAGCCTTCCCGGACACCTGTGGGAGGACTCCGGCTCTCTGTACAGCTTTCGTCAAGATTATTTTGCGACGGCGCACAGGAAAAGCGCACTATCCAGGTTCTCGCTTTTTTCTTTCAAACACGCCCAGCACGGAAACCAGGACTTTTCCACGTGCCAGATGAAATTTGACGGCTCCCTACAAGTGTCCATGAACTTGGACGTGGCCGGGGCGCACCAGCCTTTGGAGGGTCCCGGGCTTTTGGGTTCCGGCGGGCTCGGCAAACAGCCCGGAATCGGCTTTCCTCACAACCTGCAGCTCTCTCACGGTCATCACTACGTGGATTACCAGAGTCCGTCTCCGCCCTGCCGGCCGTCTCTCAACACGGAGGGCCTGTGCGCGGTCTGCGGAGACAACGCCGCCTGCCAGCATTACGGGGTGCGCACATGTGAAGGCTGCAAGGGGTTCTTCAAG CGCACGGTCCAGAAAAACGCCAAGTACGTGTGTCTGGCTGCTAAGAGCTGCCCGGTGGATAAGCGCCGGAGGAACAGATGCCAGTACTGCCGCTTCCAGAAGTGTCTGGCGGTGGGGATGGTCAAAGAGG TGGTCAGGACGGACAGTCTGAAGGGTCGTCGTGGTCGTCTGCCCTCCAAAGCCAAAGCTGTGCCGGACTCCTCGTCCGTCGCCGCGCTCCTCAGCTCCCTCGTCAGGGCGCACGTGGAGTCCAACCCGTCCCCCTCGCGCCTCGACTACTCCAAA TTTCAGGCGAGTCCTGGCAGTCCGGCCGGAGACAACGCGGAACACGTCCGCCATTTCTACAACGTGCTGACCAGCTCGATGGAGATCATCCGAGGTTGGGCGCAAAAGATTCCCGGTTTTCCAGCTCTCCCCAAGCACGACCAAGACCTCCTGTTCCACTCCGCTTTCCTGGAGCTCTTCGTCTTGCGGCTGTCATACAG GTCCAACCCGGAGGAGGGCAAGATCATCTTCTGTGACGGCTCCGTGCGGCACAGGCTGCAGTGTCTGCGGGGCTTTGGGGAATGGATCGACAGCATCGTGGAATTCTCCGCGAACCTCCAAAGAATGAATTTAGACGTGTCCACGTTCTCGTGCATATCCACCCTCGCCCTGGTCACAG ACAGACACGGCCTGACGGAGCCCAGGAAGGTGGAGGAGATGCAGAACACGGTGGTCAGGTGCTTGAAGGACAATGTGAATTCAAACGAGGGGAGCTCTTGCCGACCGAACCATCTGTCCAAACTCCTGGAGAAGCTTCCCGAACTTCGCACGTTGTGCGTGCAGGGCTTGCAGCGGATTTTCTACCTGAAACTGGAGGACTTGGTGCCGCCGCCCGCCGTCATAGAGCAGCTGTTCCTGGACACGCTGCCGTTTTAG